In Solanum pennellii chromosome 7, SPENNV200, the following are encoded in one genomic region:
- the LOC107025231 gene encoding ATP-dependent helicase rhp16-like: MLRRIDQRRHQREWMQNIRGLVLTWEIMEQEMNEFLLENYSDDLDLDIQNVSLAETAEPPLDFLLPLLRYQKEWLAWSIKQETIFKGGILADEMGMGKTVQAIALVLAQRELKKATNGSSILLSSPGTSQELPTIKGTLVVCPLIGAMQWIHEIERCTTRGSNKILFYHGTNREKCMYELKEYDFVITTYSTLQADYMPKKKKQNSSVGEDVSTRNSVLHSVKWDRIILDEAHCIKSVHSNFTNAVLALESFYKWALTGTPLQNRIGELYSLVRFLQVPPYACYFCEDCNCTGLYFSFYDACPQCSHQPASHFLWWKKYIEEPTWLFDDEGRDAMVWLNHKILKSLLLRRTKKERAVDLALPTKTVTVRKDSLDDRENDYYKTLCRRSQEQLDIFVQDGTMINKNCHIFAIITRLRQAADHPYIVMYSRKELASGNEEAGDVEQLCHLCHDVVEDPAVTCCRQVFCRACMIYLAEGVMEKPCHSCTKPLAFDFTRNKDKGESSSKPTVKGFRSSSILNKIQLDKFKTSTKIEALKEEISNMFERDCSAKGIVFSQFTAFLDLLQYSLNLCGINCVQLVGSMSIAARDAALKRFTEDGNCKILLMSLKTGGVALNLTVASHVFIMDPWWNPAVEQQAQDRVHRIGQYKPVMIVRFVIENTIEERILELQEKKKLLFEGTIGGSSEALGKLTNEDLMSLCSDICFYVARSLICPKSVSVASAS; this comes from the exons ATGTTGAGAAGGATAGATCAAAGGAGACATCAACGTGAGTGGATGCAAAACATAAGAGGATTAGTTTTGACATGGGAGATAATGGAACAAGAAATGAATGAATTCCTTTTGGAGAATTATTCAGATGATTTAGACTTGGATATTCAGAATGTGTCACTTGCTGAAACTGCCGAGCCACCATTAGATTTCCTCTTGCCACTATTGAGGTACCAAAAGGAGTGGTTGGCTTGGTCAATAAAGCAAGAAACAATATTCAAAGGGGGCATTCTTGCGGATGAAATGGGTATGGGGAAGACGGTTCAAGCCATAGCACTTGTTCTTGCTCAACGGGAATTAAAGAAGGCAACTAATGGTTCCAGTATATTGTTGTCTTCACCTGGTACTTCCCAGGAACTCCCAACAATAAAAGGAACTCTTGTTGTATGTCCTTTGATTGGAGCAATGCAATGGATTCATGAGATTGAACGTTGCACCACTAGAGGAAGCaacaaaattcttttttatcatGGCACCAATAGGGAGAAATGTATGTACGAACTGAAGGAATATGACTTTGTAATTACTACATACTCCACTCTCCAGGCTGACTAtatgccaaaaaagaaaaagcagaACAGCAGTGTTGGTGAAGATGTGTCCACGAGGAATTCAGTTCTGCATTCAGTGAAGTGGGATCGTATCATTTTGGATGAG GCTCATTGTATCAAATCTGTACACAGCAACTTCACAAATGCGGTTCTTGCTTTAGAATCTTTTTATAAGTGGGCCTTAACTGGTACACCCCTGCAAAACCGCATTGGAGAATTGTACTCACTT GTTCGTTTCTTACAAGTTCCCCCTTATGCTTGTTACTTTTGCGAAGATTGTAATTGCACTGGACTTTATTTTAG CTTCTATGATGCGTGCCCACAGTGCTCCCACCAACCTGCAAGCCACTTCCTCTGGTGGAAGAAA TATATTGAAGAACCTACATGGTTATTCGATGATGAAGGTAGAGATGCGATGGTGTGGTTGAATCACAAAATTCTGAAAAGCCTATTGCTAAGACGTACCAAAAAAGAGAGAGCTGTTGATCTGGCACTTCCCACAAAGACT GTTACAGTGAGAAAAGATTCTTTGGATGATAGAGAAAACGACTACTACAAGACACTGTGTCGTAGAAGCCAAGAACAGCTCGATAT ATTTGTCCAGGATGGAACTATGATTAATAAGAATTGTCACATATTTGCTATTATTACACGACTACGGCAG GCAGCTGATCATCCTTACATTGTGATGTACTCTAGAAAAGAATTGGCTAGTGGCAATGAAGAGGCTGGAGATGTTGAACAATTATGTCACTTATGTCATGATGTAGTGGAAGATCCA GCA GTTACTTGTTGTAGGCAGGTGTTTTGCAGGGCGTGTATGATATATTTAGCTGAAGGTGTGATGGAAAAGCCATGCCATTCATGTACCAAACCCCTCGCATTTGACTTCACTAGAAATAAAGATAAGGGAGAATCTAGTTCTAAGCCTACTGTCAAAGGGTTTAGGTCATCAAGTATATTGAACAAAATTCAGCTTGATAAATTCAAGACAAGCACTAAAATAGAAGCTTTG aaGGAAGAAATTAGCAACATGTTTGAAAGAGACTGTTCTGCAAAAGGAATAGTTTTTAGCCAGTTCACAGCGTTTTTGGATCTGCTACAGTATTCTCTTAAT CTGTGTGGCATCAATTGTGTTCAATTAGTTGGATCCATGTCTATTGCCGCAAGAGATGCTGCACTTAAAAGATTCACTGAGGATGGAAATTGCAAGATATTGCTTATGagcttgaagactggaggtgtTGCCCTCAATCTTACAGTTGCATCACAT GTTTTCATAATGGATCCTTGGTGGAATCCTGCAGTGGAGCAGCAAGCCCAAGATAGAGTCCATCGAATAGGGCAATATAAACCAGTCAT GATTGTGAGATTTGTGATTGAGAATACAATTGAAGAGAGAATCTTAGAGTTAcaagagaagaagaaattacTTTTTGAAGG GACAATTGGTGGTTCTTCAGAGGCCTTAGGAAAGCTAACAAATGAGGACTTGATGTCTCTT TGTTCTGACATTTGCTTTTATGTTGCGCGGAGTTTGATCTGTCCAAAGAGTGTTTCTGTTGCTTCTGCATCTTAG